One Roseimaritima multifibrata DNA window includes the following coding sequences:
- a CDS encoding ATP-binding protein, whose product MNVSAWNLGVHLSPQFGTSTWLLQLRWMAVLGQLITVAIAWGVVDSHIPLVPLLLLIGLTASTNLVFGIWLWRSKRWVSSSAEISLPARDKSHRSADLVPPGLMLLDLGTLTAMLYFTGGAVNPFALFYFVNLAVGGVILRPRWAWGLTAFAIVAHTALLEFYRPLEQIVLPPLGVASHVSTLGLAIAFTTCAAVVTFFVTHTAAELTRRQQQLRRSEEERTRSRQLEGLTTLAAGAAHELATPLSTIDVVVRELGRHLEECQTPPTVEHDLKLIDHELESCRQILLRMRAAAGDQSGQSWQRTTVEDLIDTTLDGVRDPHRVDVVDGPESVEQQVLWLPQEAVAQAIRNLIHNGLDAGGPESRVRIEACLEGDQILLKIDDFGEGMSSAVLGRIGEPFFTTKEPGRGMGLGLFLTRNLIAKLGGQIKFDSHAGKGTTVSVLLPIDAPATR is encoded by the coding sequence ATGAACGTCTCGGCCTGGAATTTGGGAGTTCATTTAAGCCCGCAGTTTGGGACCTCGACCTGGTTGCTGCAGTTGCGGTGGATGGCCGTGCTGGGGCAGTTGATCACGGTTGCGATCGCTTGGGGCGTGGTCGATTCCCACATCCCGCTGGTTCCTCTGCTGCTGTTGATTGGATTGACCGCAAGTACGAATCTGGTCTTTGGAATCTGGCTGTGGCGGTCCAAGCGGTGGGTCAGCAGTTCGGCCGAAATCTCTTTACCGGCCCGTGACAAAAGCCATCGATCTGCGGATCTTGTCCCGCCAGGCCTGATGTTGCTTGACCTGGGAACGTTGACGGCAATGCTCTATTTCACCGGCGGCGCCGTCAATCCATTTGCGTTGTTTTACTTTGTCAACTTAGCCGTTGGCGGGGTCATCTTAAGGCCTCGCTGGGCTTGGGGGCTGACCGCGTTTGCGATCGTCGCGCATACCGCCTTGCTGGAATTTTATCGGCCTCTTGAGCAGATTGTTCTGCCTCCGTTGGGGGTCGCTTCGCATGTGTCGACGCTCGGCTTGGCGATCGCGTTTACGACTTGTGCGGCAGTTGTCACCTTTTTTGTCACCCATACCGCAGCCGAATTGACGCGTCGGCAACAGCAACTACGCCGCTCGGAGGAAGAACGGACGCGAAGTCGCCAACTGGAAGGGTTGACGACATTAGCCGCCGGAGCTGCCCATGAATTGGCGACTCCGCTTTCGACCATCGATGTCGTGGTCCGTGAACTGGGGCGGCACCTGGAAGAGTGTCAGACGCCGCCTACCGTTGAGCATGATTTGAAACTGATCGATCATGAATTGGAATCGTGCCGGCAAATATTGCTGCGAATGCGCGCCGCCGCAGGAGACCAATCAGGGCAGAGTTGGCAGCGGACAACAGTGGAAGATTTGATCGATACCACGCTGGATGGAGTCCGAGATCCTCATCGTGTCGATGTTGTTGATGGACCGGAATCGGTCGAGCAACAGGTGTTGTGGTTGCCGCAGGAAGCGGTTGCACAGGCGATTCGAAACCTGATTCACAACGGCCTTGATGCGGGCGGTCCCGAATCCCGTGTGCGGATCGAAGCTTGCCTAGAAGGTGATCAGATTCTGCTGAAAATCGATGATTTCGGAGAAGGGATGTCGAGTGCTGTGTTGGGACGAATCGGTGAACCGTTTTTTACGACGAAAGAGCCCGGACGAGGAATGGGGCTGGGGCTGTTTTTGACTCGCAACTTGATCGCCAAGTTAGGAGGCCAAATCAAATTTGATAGTCACGCAGGCAAAGGAACCACGGTTTCAGTCCTCTTGCCAATCGATGCCCCCGCGACCCGTTAG
- a CDS encoding UvrB/UvrC motif-containing protein — MKRPRHIDSLLQQWPYDPSALSVRIIKGADGREVVQMRVDMGILQLETTGRPDGTRPFECTSFLEYLSKREIEEGEFTLTEEECNEVDREFMQMYHRRICWLRLESYQNAVIDADHTLGLMDIATRLSPDEEWTVTHEEYRPFVWFQRTQAYALAELEENGPEAAIQAFNAGLESIRQIFIQHEIEEHFETDELVQRLEGLREALRKEYSVGSTLVERLDAAVAEEKYELAAKLRDELARRDAI; from the coding sequence ATGAAGCGTCCGCGTCACATCGATTCTCTACTTCAGCAATGGCCCTACGATCCGTCTGCGCTATCGGTCCGAATCATCAAAGGAGCCGACGGTCGTGAAGTGGTGCAGATGCGGGTGGATATGGGGATCCTGCAGCTGGAAACAACGGGTCGCCCCGACGGAACTCGGCCTTTCGAATGCACCTCGTTTCTCGAATACTTAAGCAAGCGAGAAATTGAAGAAGGGGAATTCACCCTTACTGAGGAAGAGTGCAACGAAGTCGACCGCGAATTCATGCAGATGTACCATCGCAGGATTTGCTGGCTTCGGCTGGAATCTTACCAGAATGCGGTTATCGACGCCGATCATACGCTTGGGCTGATGGACATCGCGACCAGGCTTTCGCCGGACGAAGAATGGACCGTGACGCACGAAGAATACCGCCCGTTTGTTTGGTTTCAGCGGACGCAGGCGTATGCCTTGGCGGAGTTGGAAGAAAATGGACCCGAGGCGGCCATTCAAGCTTTTAATGCTGGTTTGGAATCGATTCGCCAGATTTTCATTCAACATGAAATCGAAGAGCACTTCGAAACGGATGAATTGGTCCAACGGTTGGAAGGATTGCGGGAAGCCCTCCGCAAGGAATACTCCGTCGGAAGCACGCTGGTCGAACGCCTTGATGCGGCTGTCGCTGAAGAAAAATACGAATTAGCCGCAAAGTTGCGTGACGAGTTGGCTCGTCGCGATGCGATCTAA
- a CDS encoding coiled-coil domain-containing protein: MARRNRNHKSPKSPTRSPQASGTVAATQTPDANAPSDDTLTPLDHSNGDTPDAPAAEAGTPDADATKGSIRSQIRSQRPEKKTAASPSAVEVDVIRERLSAIQTLLTETNPTAETDDNSLSELLEFSDKLDAKEESLWLREAELASREADLTARRRTLARQLRAEQRRASDDKIADLHEKTTSIESILQRYASCVENIEQANVSMAAEQGTSDSEREQLTIDLQAKSEAFDSLYVQFEQQQEELQFLVRELELLRESNLELQRHADEHQSEHLFTEGQQTNLDQLTQELDDAKHRIADLEAQNKDLAAKCTDSSIRGKLDFSSGGMSESLSWEERKQLILARLENEEDSFNDDNSDEAKSTLEELQNLRQTIMQTDREIIWRDKEISELRQLLEQQSGTVGDVAIGASAIANLLDQDELVREEREKLLQIQNEWQEKLRAAEIEVSLERARLARERQNIEKRNNELEELLSDQSRETEVMIEGKPARRWLAKLGLND; this comes from the coding sequence ATGGCCCGCAGAAATAGAAATCACAAATCTCCGAAATCGCCTACCCGGTCCCCTCAGGCCTCGGGCACCGTTGCGGCTACCCAAACCCCAGATGCAAACGCCCCAAGTGACGACACCCTAACCCCACTCGACCATTCGAACGGGGACACGCCGGACGCTCCCGCAGCGGAAGCCGGGACTCCCGACGCCGACGCGACCAAGGGGTCGATTCGCAGTCAAATTCGCTCACAAAGGCCCGAGAAGAAAACAGCAGCCTCTCCATCAGCCGTCGAAGTTGATGTGATCCGCGAACGTTTATCGGCCATTCAAACGTTGTTGACCGAGACGAATCCCACTGCTGAAACGGACGACAATTCGTTGTCGGAATTACTGGAATTCAGCGACAAACTGGATGCGAAGGAAGAATCGCTTTGGTTGCGAGAAGCGGAATTGGCCTCCCGCGAAGCCGACCTGACCGCAAGGCGAAGAACCCTCGCTCGTCAGCTGCGCGCCGAACAGAGACGGGCAAGCGACGACAAAATCGCCGACCTGCACGAAAAAACGACCAGCATCGAATCGATCCTGCAGCGATACGCATCTTGCGTCGAAAATATCGAACAAGCCAACGTGTCGATGGCGGCCGAACAAGGCACGTCAGACAGTGAACGCGAACAGCTGACCATTGATCTGCAGGCGAAATCGGAAGCTTTCGATTCCCTCTATGTCCAGTTCGAACAACAGCAAGAAGAATTGCAATTTCTGGTGCGTGAACTGGAACTGCTGCGAGAATCGAACCTCGAACTCCAACGACACGCCGACGAACACCAGTCGGAACATCTATTCACAGAGGGTCAACAAACCAACCTTGATCAACTCACCCAAGAACTAGATGACGCGAAGCATCGCATTGCGGACCTTGAAGCACAAAACAAAGACCTCGCCGCAAAATGCACCGATAGTAGCATCCGAGGAAAACTGGACTTCAGCAGCGGCGGGATGAGCGAATCGCTTTCTTGGGAAGAACGCAAGCAGCTGATCCTAGCGCGGCTGGAAAACGAAGAAGACTCTTTCAACGATGACAATTCGGATGAAGCGAAATCGACTTTGGAAGAGCTGCAGAATCTTCGTCAAACGATCATGCAAACCGACCGCGAGATCATTTGGCGCGACAAAGAAATCAGCGAATTGCGGCAGCTCCTGGAACAGCAATCGGGGACCGTGGGCGATGTCGCCATCGGTGCCTCCGCAATCGCGAACCTCTTGGACCAAGACGAATTGGTGCGTGAAGAACGGGAAAAATTGCTGCAAATCCAAAACGAGTGGCAAGAGAAACTACGAGCCGCAGAAATCGAGGTCTCGCTGGAAAGAGCTCGACTGGCCAGAGAACGGCAAAACATCGAAAAACGAAACAATGAACTGGAAGAACTACTCTCCGACCAAAGTCGCGAAACCGAAGTGATGATTGAAGGCAAACCCGCAAGGCGATGGCTAGCCAAGCTGGGCCTGAACGACTGA